From Corticium candelabrum chromosome 13, ooCorCand1.1, whole genome shotgun sequence, a single genomic window includes:
- the LOC134189291 gene encoding uncharacterized protein LOC134189291, protein MGSELRSLILAHKSTSVIPSASGKWKGIKGSRGLTAKMIDQMQNYYGKAIRDNLGNKPKMIRAINAIYGHFSNDHQHCPEGEDTWCKYNSQNPEYHRKYKEKDIAPEVLALLEPSRQRLTDPDLLEKVQRGETQNPNEALHSVIWKRVQNTSLAPFS, encoded by the exons ATGGGTAGTGAGCTTCGGTCACTGATCCTTGCACACAAGTCAACAAGTGTGATTCCTTCTGCTAGCGGCAAGTGGAAAGGAATCAAAGGATCACGTGGCCTGACAGCAAAGATGATCGACCAG ATGCAGAATTATTACGGGAAGGCGATCCGTGACAACCTGGGCAACAAGCCCAAGATGATCCGTGCCATCAACGCCATCTATGGTCATTTCTCTAATGACCATCAGCACTGTCCTGAAGGTGAGGACACGTGGTGCAAATACAACAGCCAGAATCCTGAGTATCATCGCAAGTACAAGGAGAAGGACATCGCACCAGAGGTTTTGGCCCTGTTGGAGCCAAGCCGTCAACGCCTCACTGATCCTGATCTACTAGAGAAGGTGCAAAGGGGGGAAACTCAGAATCCCAATGAGGCACTTCATAGCGTGATATGGAAGCGAGTCCAAAACACCTCTTTAGCTCCTTTCAG CTGA